A stretch of Mesorhizobium sp. M2A.F.Ca.ET.046.03.2.1 DNA encodes these proteins:
- a CDS encoding DUF2794 domain-containing protein, which produces MTDHSGGTEDGEASGILIPLHDARSARLDQPVRFDRRELDQILRLYGRMVAANEWRDYAIDHLTDRAVFSVFRRASEVPLFQIVKDPKLARRQGAFAVIAAGGRILKRGQELGRVLGVFDAKLKVVEA; this is translated from the coding sequence ATGACCGATCACAGCGGCGGGACGGAGGATGGGGAAGCATCCGGAATATTGATCCCGTTGCACGACGCGCGCAGCGCACGCCTCGACCAGCCGGTGCGATTCGACCGGCGCGAGCTTGATCAGATCCTGAGGCTCTACGGGCGCATGGTGGCGGCCAATGAATGGCGCGACTATGCTATAGATCATCTCACTGATCGCGCTGTCTTTTCCGTCTTCCGCCGGGCCAGCGAAGTGCCGCTGTTCCAGATCGTCAAGGACCCCAAGCTGGCGCGCCGCCAAGGCGCCTTCGCCGTCATCGCGGCAGGAGGCCGCATCCTCAAGCGCGGCCAGGAACTCGGCCGCGTGCTTGGGGTCTTCGATGCCAAGCTGAAGGTCGTCGAGGCTTAG
- a CDS encoding thioredoxin family protein, protein MAFRGRLRLAAVALALTALGGVALAAEPEKPATDKPQTDKPQIDRPLGVVELFTSQGCSSCPPADEFFAELAGKDDIIALAYHVNYWDYLGWQDTLSTKENTERQYDYMRAFGSRSVYTPQAVINGRSHVNGASRKDVDGALARMDRTGEGMRVAIKVSRTSDRVMIDAGDAGNGPADAHVVIVYFDPPQMVKIGQGENSGRSLTYWNAVSDIQTAGMWHGKAQRYELPLTEIAKKGGCAVLLQSVGKDGMPGPILGAAFIHKP, encoded by the coding sequence ATGGCATTTCGAGGACGATTGCGGCTTGCGGCAGTAGCGCTGGCCCTGACGGCGTTGGGCGGCGTGGCCCTTGCAGCCGAGCCTGAGAAGCCCGCGACCGACAAGCCCCAGACCGACAAGCCCCAAATCGACAGGCCCTTGGGCGTGGTCGAATTGTTCACCAGCCAGGGCTGCAGCTCCTGTCCGCCGGCGGACGAGTTCTTCGCCGAGCTCGCCGGCAAGGACGATATCATCGCGCTCGCCTACCACGTCAATTACTGGGACTATCTCGGCTGGCAGGACACGCTGAGCACCAAGGAGAACACCGAGCGGCAATATGACTATATGCGCGCCTTCGGCAGCCGCTCAGTCTATACGCCGCAAGCCGTCATCAACGGCCGCAGTCACGTCAACGGCGCCAGCCGCAAGGATGTCGACGGCGCCCTGGCCCGCATGGACAGGACCGGCGAGGGCATGCGGGTCGCGATCAAGGTAAGCCGCACCAGCGACCGCGTCATGATCGACGCGGGCGATGCCGGCAACGGCCCCGCCGACGCCCATGTGGTGATCGTCTATTTCGACCCGCCGCAGATGGTCAAGATCGGCCAGGGCGAGAACAGCGGCCGCAGCCTGACCTACTGGAACGCAGTTTCCGACATCCAGACCGCCGGCATGTGGCACGGCAAGGCCCAGCGTTACGAATTGCCTTTGACCGAGATCGCCAAGAAAGGCGGCTGCGCGGTGCTGCTGCAGTCGGTCGGCAAGGACGGCATGCCCGGCCCGATCCTCGGCGCCGCCTTCATCCATAAGCCGTGA
- the acnA gene encoding aconitate hydratase AcnA: MSKSLDSFNCRRTLTAGGADYVYFDLVEAEKNGLTGIAQLPYSMKVLLENLLRNEDGRSVTKESIQAVAAWLADKGTAGVEIAYRPARVLMQDFTGVPAVVDLAAMRDGIKALGGDPEKINPLVPVDLVIDHSVIVDEFGTPMAFARNVELEYERNEERYKFLKWGQQAFRNFRVVPPGTGICHQVNLEYLGQVVWTNSEDGETVAYPDTCVGTDSHTTMINGLGVLGWGVGGIEAEAAMLGQPVSMLLPEVIGFRLTGRLKEGVTATDLVLTVTQMLRKKGVVGKFVEFFGPGLSNMTLADRATIGNMAPEYGATCGFFPVDSETIRYLTMSGREENRIALVEAYSKAQGMWRDAGSADPVFTDLLELDLGDVVPSMAGPKRPEGRVALQDVPAGFAKAMETEYKKAAETSKRYAVEGTGHDLGHGDVVIAAITSCTNTSNPSVLIGAGLLARNANRRGLKQKPWVKTSLAPGSQVVAEYLEKSGLQKELDQIGFNLVGFGCTTCIGNSGPLPAPISKTINDKGLIAAAVLSGNRNFEGRVSPDVQANYLASPPLVVAHALAGTVTKDLTTEPLGEGSDGKPVYLKDIWPTSAEIQEFIEKNVTRELFARKYADVFKGDAYWQKVKAPEGQTYAWDDHSTYVQNPPYFAGVGRAFGKVGDIKGARVLGLFGDKITTDHISPAGSIKAASPAGKYLTEHGVGVADFNQYGTRRGNHEVMMRGTFANIRIRNHMLGENGREGGYTIHYPSKEEMSIYDAAMEYKKDGVPLVIFAGVEYGNGSSRDWAAKGTNLLGVRAVIAQSFERIHRSNLVGMGVIPFVFEEGTSWASLNLKGDELVEIDGLDAIKPRQKMVAKVTYGDGTVKNLPIICRIDTLDELDYFKNGGILQYVLRDLAA, translated from the coding sequence GTGTCAAAATCCCTCGACAGTTTCAATTGCCGCCGCACCCTGACCGCGGGTGGTGCGGACTATGTCTATTTCGACCTCGTTGAGGCCGAGAAGAATGGCCTCACCGGCATCGCCCAGCTGCCCTATTCTATGAAGGTGCTGCTGGAGAACCTGCTCCGCAACGAAGACGGCCGCTCCGTCACCAAGGAGAGCATCCAGGCGGTCGCCGCCTGGCTGGCCGACAAGGGCACCGCCGGCGTCGAGATCGCCTATCGCCCTGCCCGCGTGCTGATGCAGGACTTCACCGGGGTTCCGGCCGTGGTCGACCTCGCCGCCATGCGCGACGGCATCAAGGCGCTCGGCGGCGATCCGGAAAAGATCAACCCGCTGGTGCCAGTCGACCTCGTCATCGACCATTCCGTCATCGTCGACGAGTTCGGCACGCCGATGGCCTTCGCCCGCAATGTCGAGCTCGAATATGAGCGCAACGAGGAGCGCTACAAGTTCCTGAAATGGGGCCAGCAGGCCTTCCGCAACTTCCGCGTCGTGCCGCCCGGCACCGGCATCTGCCACCAAGTCAATCTCGAATATCTGGGACAGGTCGTGTGGACCAACAGCGAGGATGGCGAGACGGTCGCCTATCCCGACACCTGCGTCGGCACCGATTCGCACACCACCATGATCAATGGCCTCGGTGTGCTCGGCTGGGGCGTCGGCGGCATCGAGGCCGAGGCCGCGATGCTCGGCCAGCCGGTCTCCATGCTTCTGCCGGAGGTCATCGGCTTCCGCCTCACCGGCAGGCTCAAGGAAGGCGTCACCGCCACCGACCTGGTGCTCACCGTCACCCAGATGCTGCGCAAGAAGGGCGTCGTCGGCAAGTTCGTCGAGTTCTTCGGCCCCGGCCTCTCCAACATGACGCTGGCCGACCGCGCCACCATCGGCAACATGGCGCCGGAATATGGCGCGACCTGCGGCTTCTTCCCGGTCGACTCGGAAACCATCCGCTACCTCACCATGTCCGGCCGCGAGGAGAACCGCATCGCCCTGGTCGAGGCCTATTCGAAGGCGCAAGGCATGTGGCGTGACGCCGGCTCCGCCGATCCGGTCTTCACCGACCTGCTCGAACTCGACCTCGGCGACGTCGTGCCGTCGATGGCCGGGCCGAAGCGCCCCGAGGGCCGCGTCGCCCTGCAGGACGTTCCGGCCGGCTTCGCCAAGGCGATGGAGACCGAATACAAGAAGGCCGCCGAGACCTCGAAGCGCTATGCCGTCGAAGGCACCGGCCACGATCTTGGCCATGGCGACGTCGTCATCGCCGCCATCACGTCCTGCACCAACACCTCGAACCCGAGCGTGCTCATCGGCGCCGGCCTCTTGGCCCGCAACGCCAACCGGCGCGGCCTGAAGCAGAAGCCGTGGGTGAAAACCTCGCTCGCCCCCGGCAGCCAGGTGGTGGCCGAATATCTGGAAAAATCCGGCCTGCAGAAGGAGCTCGACCAGATCGGCTTCAACCTGGTCGGCTTCGGCTGCACCACCTGCATCGGCAATTCCGGCCCGCTGCCGGCGCCGATTTCCAAGACCATCAACGACAAGGGCCTGATCGCAGCCGCGGTGCTTTCCGGCAACCGCAACTTCGAAGGCCGCGTCTCGCCGGATGTGCAGGCGAACTACCTCGCCTCGCCGCCGCTGGTGGTGGCGCATGCGCTGGCCGGCACGGTGACCAAGGACCTGACCACCGAGCCGCTCGGCGAGGGCAGCGACGGCAAGCCGGTCTATCTCAAGGACATCTGGCCGACCTCGGCCGAGATCCAGGAGTTCATCGAGAAGAACGTCACCCGCGAGCTGTTCGCCCGCAAATATGCCGACGTCTTCAAGGGCGACGCCTACTGGCAGAAGGTCAAGGCGCCGGAAGGCCAGACCTATGCCTGGGACGACCATTCGACCTATGTGCAGAACCCGCCCTATTTCGCCGGCGTGGGCCGCGCCTTCGGCAAGGTCGGCGACATCAAGGGCGCGCGCGTGCTCGGCCTCTTCGGCGACAAGATCACCACCGACCACATCTCGCCCGCGGGTTCGATCAAGGCCGCATCGCCGGCAGGCAAGTACCTCACCGAGCATGGCGTCGGCGTCGCCGACTTCAACCAGTACGGCACGCGGCGCGGCAACCATGAGGTGATGATGCGCGGCACCTTCGCCAACATCCGCATCCGCAACCACATGCTGGGCGAGAACGGCCGCGAGGGCGGCTACACGATCCACTATCCTTCCAAGGAGGAGATGTCGATCTACGACGCCGCCATGGAGTACAAGAAGGACGGCGTGCCGCTGGTGATCTTCGCCGGCGTCGAATACGGCAACGGCTCCTCGCGCGACTGGGCGGCCAAGGGAACGAACCTCCTCGGTGTCCGCGCGGTCATCGCCCAGTCCTTCGAGCGCATCCATCGCTCGAACCTGGTCGGCATGGGCGTCATCCCCTTCGTCTTCGAGGAAGGCACCTCATGGGCTTCCCTCAATCTGAAGGGCGACGAGCTGGTCGAGATCGACGGCCTGGACGCGATCAAGCCGCGCCAGAAGATGGTCGCCAAGGTGACCTATGGCGACGGCACGGTGAAGAACCTGCCGATCATCTGCCGCATCGATACGCTGGATGAGCTCGACTACTTCAAGAACGGCGGCATTTTGCAGTACGTGCTGCGCGATCTGGCCGCTTAG
- the ccmA gene encoding heme ABC exporter ATP-binding protein CcmA — translation MRLIAENLGGERGGEAVFSGIGFALDKGEALIVTGPNGSGKSTLLRVVAGLLPVARGKVLVEGGGEAFPTVASASHYLGHLNAMKTALSVEENLGFWRAFQGEPALSVEEALETVALGGLGHLPFGYLSTGQRRRVSIAKLLVSHRPVWLLDEPTAGLDKASEERFAGLMRGHLRDGGIVVAATHLPLGLEGARELQMKVAR, via the coding sequence ATGCGGCTGATCGCCGAAAATCTGGGCGGCGAGCGCGGCGGCGAGGCGGTTTTTTCCGGCATCGGCTTTGCGCTCGACAAGGGCGAAGCGCTCATCGTCACCGGGCCGAACGGCTCGGGCAAATCGACCCTGCTGAGGGTAGTCGCCGGGCTGCTGCCGGTTGCCCGGGGCAAGGTGCTGGTCGAAGGCGGTGGCGAGGCTTTCCCGACGGTCGCCTCCGCCTCGCACTATCTCGGCCATCTCAACGCGATGAAGACGGCGCTCAGCGTCGAGGAGAATCTCGGCTTCTGGCGGGCCTTCCAGGGCGAACCGGCATTGAGCGTCGAGGAGGCGCTGGAGACGGTGGCGCTCGGCGGGCTCGGGCATCTGCCCTTCGGCTATCTGTCGACCGGGCAAAGGCGGCGGGTGTCGATCGCCAAGCTTCTGGTCAGCCATAGACCGGTATGGCTGCTGGATGAGCCGACGGCGGGGCTGGACAAGGCTTCGGAGGAGCGGTTCGCGGGGCTGATGCGGGGCCATCTGCGCGACGGTGGGATTGTGGTGGCGGCGACGCATCTGCCGCTGGGGTTGGAAGGGGCGCGCGAGCTGCAAATGAAGGTAGCCCGTTGA
- the ccmB gene encoding heme exporter protein CcmB — translation MLALFLRDIRLSIRAGGGALVGVIFFLAVIVTIPFGVGPDLNLLSRIGPAILWIAALLACLLGLDRLFQADREDGSLDLLVLNGDRHMLALTVLTKCLAHWAGSVLPLVVAAPLLGLFMNMEPLGIGATALTLLIGTPAITFIGAAGAAVAVALPRGGLLISVLVLPLTIPVLIFGVSASYGAVADPAPFLQPFLILAALTLFLAVVGPLAAALALRHGTD, via the coding sequence ATGCTAGCCCTCTTCCTCCGCGACATCCGCCTTTCCATCCGCGCCGGCGGCGGGGCGCTGGTCGGCGTCATCTTCTTCCTCGCCGTCATCGTCACCATCCCCTTCGGCGTCGGACCCGACCTCAACCTGTTGTCGCGCATCGGCCCGGCGATCCTGTGGATCGCGGCGCTGCTCGCCTGCCTGCTCGGGCTCGATCGCCTCTTCCAGGCCGACCGCGAGGACGGCTCGCTCGATCTTCTTGTCCTCAACGGCGACCGGCACATGCTGGCGCTGACGGTGCTGACGAAATGCCTGGCGCACTGGGCGGGCAGCGTGCTGCCGCTGGTGGTCGCCGCTCCCTTGCTCGGCCTGTTCATGAACATGGAGCCGCTGGGCATCGGGGCCACGGCGCTGACGCTGCTTATCGGCACGCCTGCCATCACCTTCATCGGCGCCGCGGGTGCGGCGGTAGCCGTGGCGCTGCCGCGCGGCGGGCTGCTGATTTCGGTGCTGGTGCTGCCGCTCACCATCCCGGTGCTGATCTTCGGCGTTTCGGCAAGCTATGGCGCCGTCGCCGATCCGGCCCCGTTCCTGCAGCCCTTCCTCATTCTTGCCGCGCTGACGCTGTTTCTTGCCGTGGTCGGGCCGCTGGCGGCGGCGTTGGCGCTGCGACACGGGACGGATTGA
- the ccmD gene encoding heme exporter protein CcmD, protein MSTHALFVTAAYAITGVVLTVLIGWILLDQRARKRELAALEAAGVRRRSDKAVKP, encoded by the coding sequence GTGAGCACGCACGCCCTGTTCGTCACCGCCGCCTACGCCATCACGGGCGTCGTGCTGACCGTGCTGATCGGCTGGATCCTGCTCGATCAGCGGGCGCGCAAGCGCGAACTCGCGGCGCTCGAAGCGGCCGGTGTGCGTCGGCGTTCGGACAAGGCCGTCAAGCCATGA
- a CDS encoding DsbE family thiol:disulfide interchange protein: MSTGTEAPAPRRRLFVLLPLLVFLGLAGLFLSQLLSGRDVAEIPSALIGLPAPQTSLPPLEGVNLPGLDSKSFAGRVTLVNVFASWCAPCREEHPVLLGLSQDKRFTLTALNYKDQPENARRFLGDLGNPYQAIGVDPAGRAAIDWGVYGVPETFVIGKDGKIAYKHVGPLTPDSVRTLLLPQIEKALAAPG, translated from the coding sequence ATGAGCACCGGGACCGAAGCGCCTGCGCCGCGCCGCCGCTTGTTCGTGCTTTTGCCGCTGCTGGTGTTCCTGGGACTGGCGGGGCTGTTCCTGTCGCAGCTTCTGTCGGGCCGCGATGTCGCCGAAATTCCCTCGGCGCTGATCGGCCTGCCGGCGCCGCAGACCAGTCTCCCGCCGCTGGAAGGGGTGAACCTGCCGGGGCTCGATTCCAAAAGTTTTGCCGGCAGGGTGACGCTCGTCAATGTGTTCGCGTCCTGGTGCGCGCCGTGCCGCGAAGAGCATCCGGTGCTGCTCGGCCTGTCGCAGGACAAGCGCTTCACGCTTACGGCGCTGAACTACAAGGACCAGCCGGAAAACGCCCGCCGCTTCCTCGGCGATCTCGGCAATCCCTATCAGGCGATCGGCGTCGACCCGGCCGGACGCGCGGCGATCGACTGGGGTGTCTACGGCGTGCCGGAAACCTTCGTCATCGGCAAGGACGGCAAGATCGCCTACAAGCATGTCGGGCCGCTGACACCCGACTCCGTGAGGACGCTGCTGTTGCCACAGATCGAGAAGGCCTTGGCGGCGCCGGGTTGA
- a CDS encoding SMP-30/gluconolactonase/LRE family protein, producing MAAADYYEILDPRFARLFNGSAQVEKLFTGCRWAEGPAWFAAGRYVVWSDIPNNRMLRYDETDGSVSVFRQPSGNSNGNTVDRQGRLVTCEHSGRRVSRTEFDGSTTTIADKWKGKRLNSPNDVVVRSDGSIWFTDPSYGIDTDYEGDKAESEIGACNVYRVDPETGDVEAVITDMVRPNGLAFSLDESLLYVADTGRTHGEKNPAHIRVFTVGKHGKKVSGGKVFADCTAGLFDGFRLDSDGRIWTSAADGIHCYDPDGTLIGKVKVPEVTANCVFGGNKLNCLYIAGTTSLYMVRLMVNGAKTF from the coding sequence ATGGCGGCCGCTGACTATTACGAAATTCTCGATCCGCGCTTCGCGCGCCTGTTCAACGGCAGCGCGCAGGTGGAAAAGCTGTTCACCGGATGCCGGTGGGCGGAAGGGCCGGCCTGGTTCGCCGCCGGCCGCTATGTCGTCTGGTCCGACATCCCGAACAACCGCATGCTGCGCTATGACGAGACCGATGGCAGCGTCAGCGTGTTCCGCCAGCCGTCCGGCAATTCCAACGGCAATACTGTCGACCGGCAGGGCCGGCTGGTGACGTGCGAGCATTCCGGCCGCCGCGTCAGCCGCACCGAATTCGACGGCTCGACCACCACCATCGCCGACAAGTGGAAAGGCAAGCGGCTGAACTCGCCCAACGACGTCGTGGTGCGCTCCGACGGCTCGATCTGGTTCACCGATCCGAGCTATGGCATCGACACCGACTATGAGGGCGACAAGGCCGAAAGCGAGATCGGCGCCTGCAATGTCTACCGGGTCGACCCGGAGACCGGCGATGTCGAGGCCGTCATCACCGACATGGTGCGGCCGAACGGGCTCGCCTTCTCGCTGGACGAAAGCCTGCTCTATGTCGCCGACACCGGCCGCACGCATGGCGAGAAGAACCCGGCGCATATACGTGTCTTCACTGTCGGCAAGCACGGCAAGAAGGTTTCGGGCGGCAAGGTCTTCGCCGACTGCACCGCCGGCCTGTTCGACGGGTTTCGGCTCGATTCCGACGGGCGCATCTGGACAAGTGCTGCCGACGGCATCCATTGCTACGACCCGGACGGCACGCTGATCGGCAAGGTCAAGGTGCCGGAAGTGACCGCCAACTGCGTGTTCGGCGGCAACAAGCTGAACTGCCTCTACATAGCCGGCACCACCTCGCTCTATATGGTGCGGCTGATGGTGAACGGGGCGAAGACTTTTTGA
- a CDS encoding 4-oxalocrotonate tautomerase family protein codes for MPFVNIRIVKEVIAADPAGKKADIAKKVTSAIMEATGLGNNDVWVVFEEVNARDWYVGKTDVETLRKG; via the coding sequence ATGCCATTCGTCAACATCCGCATCGTCAAGGAAGTGATCGCCGCCGATCCGGCCGGCAAGAAGGCTGACATCGCCAAGAAGGTGACTTCGGCCATCATGGAGGCCACCGGGCTTGGCAACAACGATGTCTGGGTTGTGTTCGAGGAGGTCAACGCCCGCGACTGGTATGTCGGCAAGACCGATGTCGAGACGCTGCGGAAGGGGTAG
- a CDS encoding NADPH-dependent FMN reductase — translation MIEIIALSGSLRAASTNSALLAALAANAPDDCSVQVYDGLGRLPIFNPDDEGERTPPEAARLIEMVTRADGVIVSCPEYAHGVPGGMKNALDWLVSRDAAVGKPAMLVHASTRSLYARAALAEIMRTMSFALYEEAALEIALLGKKPGEMEAILTEGSNRQAMREAVQGFARFIRER, via the coding sequence TTGATCGAGATCATCGCCCTATCGGGCAGCCTGCGCGCCGCGTCGACCAATTCGGCCCTGCTTGCCGCCCTGGCCGCCAATGCCCCTGACGACTGTAGCGTCCAGGTCTATGACGGGCTCGGCCGGCTGCCGATCTTCAACCCCGACGATGAGGGCGAGCGCACGCCGCCCGAAGCGGCGCGCCTGATCGAGATGGTCACCCGTGCCGATGGCGTCATCGTCTCCTGCCCGGAATACGCGCATGGCGTCCCCGGCGGCATGAAGAACGCGCTCGACTGGCTGGTGTCGCGCGACGCCGCCGTCGGCAAGCCGGCGATGCTGGTGCATGCCTCGACCCGCTCGCTCTACGCCCGGGCGGCGCTCGCCGAGATCATGCGGACGATGTCGTTTGCGCTGTATGAGGAGGCGGCGCTGGAGATCGCGCTGCTGGGCAAGAAGCCGGGGGAGATGGAGGCGATCCTGACAGAGGGTTCGAACCGCCAGGCGATGCGTGAGGCGGTGCAGGGTTTCGCAAGATTTATTCGCGAACGATGA
- a CDS encoding pyridoxamine 5'-phosphate oxidase family protein: MEFLTTHDELRTIYKTPRPTDGSIRKELKSLDGHCRSFIGKSPFVLIGSSDGASNADVTPKGDKPGFAAILDNNTIAIPDRPGNNRLDTLENIIRNPSVGLLFLIPGMNETLRVNGDARITVDPTLRERLAVDGKEPQSVIVVTVKAAYMHCAKAFMRSDLWKPETWYDRATLPTLGQIIRDQLALSERAGEIDRELDDDYRQTMW; this comes from the coding sequence ATGGAATTTCTCACCACGCATGACGAGCTGAGGACGATCTACAAGACGCCCCGGCCGACCGACGGCTCGATCCGCAAGGAACTGAAGAGCCTCGACGGCCATTGCCGCTCCTTCATCGGCAAGAGCCCCTTCGTGCTGATCGGTTCCTCCGACGGCGCCAGCAATGCCGACGTCACACCGAAGGGCGACAAGCCCGGCTTCGCCGCCATCCTCGACAACAACACCATCGCCATCCCCGACCGCCCCGGCAACAACCGGCTGGACACGCTGGAAAACATCATCCGCAACCCGTCGGTTGGACTGCTTTTCCTGATCCCCGGCATGAACGAGACGCTGCGCGTCAATGGCGACGCCCGCATCACCGTCGATCCCACCTTGCGCGAACGCCTGGCGGTCGACGGCAAGGAGCCCCAGAGCGTCATCGTGGTGACGGTCAAGGCCGCCTATATGCACTGCGCAAAGGCCTTCATGCGCTCCGATCTTTGGAAGCCGGAGACCTGGTACGACCGCGCGACGCTGCCGACGCTCGGCCAGATCATCCGCGACCAGCTGGCGCTGTCAGAACGCGCCGGCGAGATCGACCGCGAGCTGGACGACGATTACCGGCAGACCATGTGGTAG
- a CDS encoding septation protein A, translated as MNILERDPSDPRRKPMNPGLKFLLELGPGLVFFFTTIRGEWLAEKFPVLAHLGEPILIATAFFMVATALSLGVSWLLTRSLPLMPLVSAIVVFVFGALALYLQDKTFAFMKPTIINSLFGVTLLGGLLFGRSLLGYVFDSAFQLDAEGWRKLTFRWGLFFLFLAVLNEVMWRNFSEATWLYFKVWGTIPITLLFTFSQMPLIMRHSLEEKAKEEKAGN; from the coding sequence ATGAACATCCTCGAACGCGACCCGTCCGATCCACGCCGCAAGCCGATGAACCCCGGCCTGAAATTCCTGCTCGAGCTTGGGCCGGGCCTGGTGTTCTTCTTCACCACCATCCGTGGCGAGTGGCTGGCCGAGAAATTCCCGGTGCTTGCCCATCTCGGCGAGCCGATCCTGATCGCCACGGCCTTCTTCATGGTCGCGACCGCGCTTTCGCTCGGCGTCTCCTGGCTGCTCACGCGCAGCCTGCCGCTGATGCCGCTGGTCTCGGCGATCGTCGTCTTCGTCTTCGGCGCGCTGGCGCTTTACCTGCAGGACAAGACCTTCGCTTTCATGAAGCCGACGATCATCAACTCGCTGTTCGGCGTAACCCTGCTCGGCGGGCTGCTGTTCGGCCGCTCGCTGCTCGGCTACGTCTTCGATTCCGCCTTTCAGCTCGATGCCGAGGGCTGGCGCAAGCTGACCTTCCGCTGGGGCCTTTTCTTCCTGTTCCTGGCCGTGCTCAACGAGGTGATGTGGCGTAACTTCTCCGAGGCGACCTGGCTATATTTCAAGGTCTGGGGCACGATCCCGATCACCTTGCTGTTCACCTTCAGCCAGATGCCGCTGATCATGCGCCACTCGCTCGAGGAAAAAGCCAAGGAAGAGAAGGCCGGGAACTAA
- the ftsY gene encoding signal recognition particle-docking protein FtsY, which produces MPPTPEPIVPAEPEPLPQPEPEEEPQPAPQIPEPPAPEEVPPARPEPAPAPAPEPAPQEVPAPEPTQPDIEPSRPEPLPEPAPVEVPTPPSEVPAETPAPIEVPPAAPPSIEPSSEARAAPHPPAGTFSPYRDDEKDEAPHPPLDGEGRHEVAGRGDSADAGASHPHPRAALGTSPIEGEVGPAPASQPTPEPRSAPAAGKVTVSKKVEQKAEPAKTSEPAPRRSWFQRMREGLARSSRELTGNIAGVFTKRKLDEDTLQDLEDVLIRADLGVETALRVTDSLASSRYGRDVSDSEVRAVMAAEVEKVLMPVAKPLELDLSHKPHVILVVGVNGTGKTTTIGKLAAKLTDGGLKVMLAAGDTFRAAAIEQLKIWGERTKSPVIATKLGADAAGLAYDAFEKAKEAGSDVLIIDTAGRLQNKTELMAELEKIVRVLGKLDPEAPHTVLQTVDATTGQNALNQVEIFRNVAGVNGLVMTKLDGTARGGILVAIAAKHRLPVYFIGVGEQVDDLEPFSASEFARAIAGVA; this is translated from the coding sequence ATTCCACCGACGCCGGAACCGATCGTTCCCGCCGAGCCGGAACCGCTGCCGCAGCCTGAGCCAGAGGAAGAGCCACAACCGGCGCCTCAGATACCGGAGCCTCCGGCCCCCGAGGAAGTGCCGCCGGCACGACCCGAGCCCGCGCCGGCGCCGGCGCCTGAACCTGCGCCGCAGGAAGTGCCCGCCCCTGAGCCGACTCAGCCGGATATCGAGCCTTCGCGTCCGGAACCGCTGCCTGAGCCGGCGCCTGTGGAGGTGCCGACGCCGCCGAGCGAGGTTCCGGCCGAAACGCCGGCACCGATCGAGGTGCCGCCAGCCGCGCCGCCTTCCATCGAGCCATCCTCGGAAGCCCGCGCTGCCCCTCATCCGCCTGCCGGCACCTTCTCGCCGTATAGAGACGACGAGAAGGATGAAGCTCCCCACCCTCCCCTCGATGGGGAGGGTCGCCACGAAGTGGCGGGGCGGGGTGACAGCGCCGACGCTGGCGCCAGTCACCCCCACCCCCGAGCTGCGCTCGGGACCTCCCCCATCGAGGGGGAGGTAGGGCCTGCACCGGCCTCGCAGCCGACCCCCGAGCCGCGGTCCGCTCCCGCCGCCGGCAAGGTGACGGTCTCAAAGAAGGTCGAGCAGAAAGCCGAGCCGGCAAAGACTTCGGAGCCGGCGCCAAGGCGCTCCTGGTTCCAGCGCATGCGCGAAGGGCTCGCCCGCTCGTCCCGCGAGCTCACCGGCAACATTGCCGGCGTCTTCACCAAGCGAAAGCTGGACGAGGACACGCTGCAGGACCTGGAGGACGTGCTGATCCGCGCCGATCTCGGCGTGGAGACGGCGCTGCGCGTCACCGACTCGCTCGCCTCCAGCCGCTACGGCCGCGACGTCTCCGACTCTGAAGTCCGCGCCGTGATGGCCGCGGAGGTGGAGAAGGTGCTGATGCCGGTGGCAAAACCGCTCGAGCTCGATCTCAGCCATAAGCCGCATGTAATCCTGGTCGTCGGCGTCAACGGCACCGGGAAGACCACCACCATCGGCAAATTGGCCGCCAAGCTCACCGATGGCGGCCTCAAGGTGATGCTGGCCGCCGGCGATACCTTCCGCGCCGCCGCGATCGAGCAGCTGAAGATCTGGGGCGAGCGCACGAAATCGCCGGTCATCGCCACCAAGCTCGGCGCCGACGCGGCGGGCCTCGCCTATGACGCCTTCGAGAAGGCCAAGGAGGCCGGCTCCGACGTTTTGATCATCGACACGGCCGGCCGGCTGCAGAACAAGACCGAGCTGATGGCGGAGTTGGAGAAGATCGTGCGCGTGCTCGGAAAACTCGATCCGGAAGCGCCGCACACGGTGCTGCAGACGGTCGATGCCACCACCGGCCAGAATGCGCTGAACCAGGTCGAGATCTTCCGCAACGTCGCCGGCGTCAACGGGCTGGTGATGACCAAGCTGGACGGCACGGCCCGCGGCGGTATTCTGGTGGCGATCGCCGCCAAGCACCGGCTGCCGGTCTATTTCATTGGCGTCGGCGAGCAGGTCGATGACCTCGAACCGTTTTCGGCCAGCGAATTTGCCAGAGCGATCGCCGGCGTCGCCTGA